One window of Desulfovulcanus ferrireducens genomic DNA carries:
- a CDS encoding nucleoside recognition domain-containing protein: MQEIFIHQLAKSIKELLSDAVKTSYDLFKIIVPISILTKLLTDAGITDYLGFALSPVMELVGLPGSMGLVWATSMLTNLYGGMVVFASLAPQAHLTVAQVTVLTTMMLVAHALPVELSIVQKAGVRFRFIAFLRIAGALTLGWLLHHVYTLKGYLQTPNRLLWNPPPQDPSWLAWAQGEVKNLFSIFLIILTLLFIMKLLKKLGVTMLLTKLLEPVLTALGMSKAAAPITIIGLTLGLSYGGGLIIREVQSGNSLKYDIVSSLALMSLSHSLIEDTLVMMVLGGDLSGILWGRLFFSLLVVFLLGKLLRRIPEKTFDRYLFRASFCN; encoded by the coding sequence GTGCAGGAAATTTTCATACATCAATTAGCAAAAAGTATTAAGGAACTGTTAAGCGATGCAGTAAAGACCAGCTATGATCTCTTTAAGATCATAGTGCCGATTAGCATCCTGACAAAACTCCTTACTGATGCCGGTATCACTGATTACCTGGGTTTTGCTCTTAGTCCGGTGATGGAATTAGTTGGTCTTCCTGGCAGCATGGGACTGGTTTGGGCTACCTCTATGTTGACCAACCTCTATGGGGGCATGGTCGTTTTTGCCTCTCTTGCTCCGCAAGCTCATCTAACAGTTGCACAGGTCACCGTCCTGACCACTATGATGTTGGTGGCACATGCTCTTCCAGTTGAACTCAGTATTGTGCAGAAGGCAGGAGTGCGTTTCCGTTTCATTGCTTTTTTGCGTATAGCTGGAGCACTGACATTAGGGTGGTTACTGCATCATGTTTACACTCTCAAAGGATATCTTCAAACACCCAACAGGCTACTCTGGAATCCGCCTCCCCAGGATCCTTCGTGGCTGGCATGGGCCCAGGGAGAGGTAAAAAATCTCTTTTCGATCTTTCTGATAATACTTACCTTGTTGTTTATTATGAAGTTGTTAAAAAAACTCGGGGTGACAATGCTGCTTACAAAATTATTAGAACCTGTCCTTACAGCCCTGGGCATGAGCAAAGCAGCCGCACCCATTACAATTATCGGATTGACTCTTGGACTTAGCTATGGCGGGGGACTCATCATTCGGGAAGTACAGTCAGGAAATTCCTTAAAGTATGATATAGTTTCTTCTCTTGCACTGATGAGCCTATCTCATAGTTTGATAGAAGATACTTTAGTCATGATGGTTCTTGGAGGGGACTTGTCCGGTATTTTGTGGGGGCGACTTTTTTTCTCGCTCCTGGTTGTTTTTCTGCTAGGGAAACTACTTCGAAGAATACCGGAAAAAACATTTGATCGTTATCTCTTCCGGGCCTCTTTTTGCAATTAA
- a CDS encoding glycine--tRNA ligase subunit alpha, with product MNFQDVILNLQNFWSEYGCVIQQPYDIEVGAGTFNPATFLRVIGPEPWKVAYVEPSRRPTDGRYGENPNRLQHYYQFQVILKPAPKDVQTIYLNSLKGLGIDAKKHDIRFVEDDWESPTLGAWGLGWEVWLNGMEVTQFTYFQQVGGIDLDPISVEITYGLERISMYLQEKESVFDLKWNDELTYGQVHHQGEVEHSKYNFDFSNAEMLLNFFNACEQECLELCAKELPWPAYDYCLKCSHLFNLLEARGAISITERTGYIARVRNLASRVAKLYAKQREEMGYPLMAKPND from the coding sequence ATGAACTTTCAGGATGTGATTTTAAACTTGCAAAACTTCTGGTCTGAGTATGGCTGTGTCATTCAGCAACCATATGATATTGAAGTGGGTGCTGGAACTTTTAATCCGGCCACCTTTTTACGCGTAATTGGGCCGGAACCGTGGAAAGTAGCTTATGTTGAACCTTCTCGCAGACCCACAGACGGTCGATACGGGGAGAATCCTAACCGTTTGCAACACTACTATCAGTTTCAGGTTATATTAAAGCCTGCCCCAAAAGATGTACAAACCATTTATTTAAACAGTCTCAAGGGGTTGGGTATCGACGCCAAAAAGCATGACATACGTTTTGTCGAAGATGACTGGGAATCTCCTACCCTGGGAGCTTGGGGGTTAGGCTGGGAAGTGTGGTTAAATGGCATGGAAGTTACCCAGTTTACCTACTTTCAGCAGGTAGGCGGAATAGACCTCGATCCCATTAGTGTTGAGATTACCTATGGTCTGGAAAGGATAAGCATGTATCTGCAAGAGAAGGAATCTGTTTTTGATCTAAAGTGGAATGATGAATTAACATATGGTCAAGTCCACCACCAGGGAGAAGTAGAGCATTCCAAGTACAACTTTGATTTCAGCAATGCCGAGATGCTTCTGAATTTTTTTAATGCCTGTGAACAGGAGTGTTTAGAGTTGTGTGCGAAGGAACTGCCCTGGCCCGCATATGATTACTGTTTGAAGTGTTCACATTTATTCAATCTACTGGAAGCAAGGGGAGCTATATCAATTACCGAGAGAACCGGGTATATTGCCCGTGTGCGTAATCTGGCTTCCAGAGTGGCTAAACTTTATGCCAAACAACGGGAAGAAATGGGATATCCATTGATGGCAAAGCCTAACGATTAA
- the glyS gene encoding glycine--tRNA ligase subunit beta: MAQFVLEIGTEEMPARFLLGLAQEIKDLFSQRLNAEKIKFDGLDSYVTPRRLVVYISDLAPCQDEEEQVITGPPVKIALDENDKPTKAGLGFARSQGVDIQDTFVLETDKGKYLAVRKKVGGADTYDILPEICVQVISALTFPKKMRWAGDFTFGRPIRWILALMDDKIVKFKIADVESNQLTYGHRVLGPGPFTVGSAGDYFQLIENQGRVVLDFEKRKEIIRQKGDELASEVNGHIAWKEDLLNQVANLVEYPEPVLGRFDSKYLELPQEVLLTSMETHQKSFGLRDEQGQLLPYFLTTINIEPEDLDLVRKGWERVLKARLEDARFFWEADCKTPLNVWLDELEKVIFLAPLGSMGDKSRRLQRLAAHLAELTFPDLEKDLARAGRLAKADLVSEMVGEFPDLQGIMGGIYARLKGESEVVSRAVAEQYLPTGHNSPIPRTREGALLAMADKMDTLIGCFGLKMIPTGAADPYALRRQALGVIRIILGHNLSLSLSELIDYTFAGYDNVEWKLSFEDLKQELLNFFGQRLKAYWTGQDYPTKVVDAVLGAGFDHIWTAFARLKALVKFAQQDYFEQAVLTFKRADNIIRKQGEKLGEELTGDFDLSLLEEPAEKNLAEKINELVPVWEKLWADEDFTGLFELLLELRPVVDEFFDHVMVMCEDKKLRLNRLNLLFALTSRLSRLADFSALQV, translated from the coding sequence ATGGCCCAATTTGTTCTGGAAATTGGTACTGAAGAAATGCCCGCCAGGTTTTTGTTAGGTCTAGCTCAGGAGATTAAAGATCTTTTTAGTCAAAGATTAAATGCAGAAAAAATTAAATTCGACGGTTTGGACTCCTATGTTACTCCCAGACGCCTGGTGGTGTATATAAGCGACCTGGCTCCTTGTCAGGATGAGGAAGAGCAGGTCATAACTGGTCCGCCAGTAAAGATTGCCCTGGACGAAAATGATAAACCAACCAAAGCGGGTTTGGGTTTTGCCCGTTCTCAGGGTGTAGATATCCAGGATACATTTGTCCTGGAGACAGATAAAGGCAAGTATCTGGCAGTGCGTAAAAAGGTAGGTGGGGCTGATACTTACGATATATTGCCTGAAATCTGTGTGCAGGTAATCTCCGCTTTGACTTTTCCCAAAAAAATGCGCTGGGCAGGGGACTTTACATTTGGCCGTCCGATTCGTTGGATTTTGGCCCTAATGGATGATAAAATTGTTAAGTTTAAGATTGCCGATGTAGAGTCAAATCAGCTTACTTATGGCCATAGAGTCTTAGGGCCTGGTCCTTTTACAGTAGGCAGTGCCGGAGATTATTTTCAATTGATAGAAAACCAGGGCAGGGTAGTTTTAGATTTTGAAAAACGTAAAGAAATTATCCGCCAGAAAGGTGATGAACTGGCCAGTGAAGTAAATGGCCATATCGCCTGGAAAGAGGACCTGCTTAACCAGGTGGCAAACTTGGTGGAGTATCCGGAGCCAGTACTAGGTCGTTTTGACTCAAAATATCTGGAACTACCTCAGGAAGTTCTTTTGACCAGCATGGAAACTCATCAGAAAAGTTTTGGTTTAAGAGATGAACAGGGTCAACTGCTGCCTTATTTTCTAACGACCATAAACATTGAGCCAGAGGACTTGGACCTCGTCCGCAAGGGCTGGGAACGGGTACTCAAGGCCAGGCTGGAAGACGCCAGGTTTTTCTGGGAAGCAGATTGCAAAACCCCTCTCAATGTATGGCTGGATGAGTTGGAAAAGGTCATTTTCCTGGCCCCGTTGGGCTCCATGGGCGATAAATCTCGTCGTTTGCAAAGACTGGCTGCTCATTTGGCAGAACTTACCTTTCCGGACTTGGAAAAAGATCTGGCCAGGGCAGGAAGACTGGCCAAGGCAGATCTGGTCTCTGAAATGGTTGGGGAATTTCCTGACCTGCAGGGAATAATGGGGGGGATTTATGCCCGTCTGAAAGGAGAATCTGAAGTTGTTTCCAGGGCCGTTGCCGAACAATATCTGCCCACGGGTCACAATAGTCCTATTCCCCGGACCAGGGAAGGGGCACTCCTAGCCATGGCCGATAAAATGGACACTCTGATCGGCTGCTTTGGTCTGAAAATGATTCCCACGGGTGCTGCTGATCCCTATGCTCTACGGAGACAGGCACTGGGTGTTATTCGAATTATCTTGGGGCATAACTTGTCCTTGAGCTTAAGTGAACTGATTGATTATACTTTTGCAGGTTATGACAACGTTGAATGGAAGTTATCCTTTGAAGACTTAAAACAGGAGCTTTTAAACTTTTTTGGTCAAAGATTGAAAGCATACTGGACAGGTCAGGACTATCCCACCAAAGTGGTCGATGCTGTTTTAGGGGCAGGTTTCGACCATATCTGGACCGCTTTTGCCCGCTTGAAAGCCTTGGTCAAGTTCGCACAGCAAGATTATTTTGAGCAGGCTGTGCTCACCTTTAAGCGTGCCGACAATATTATCCGTAAACAGGGGGAAAAACTAGGAGAAGAGCTAACTGGCGATTTTGATCTTTCGCTTCTGGAAGAGCCGGCCGAAAAGAATCTGGCCGAAAAAATCAATGAACTTGTACCTGTCTGGGAAAAGTTATGGGCGGACGAAGATTTTACCGGCCTGTTTGAGTTGTTGCTAGAACTTCGCCCCGTGGTGGATGAGTTTTTTGATCACGTCATGGTCATGTGCGAAGATAAAAAATTGCGATTAAACAGGTTAAACCTTCTCTTTGCTTTAACCTCCAGGTTGAGCAGGTTAGCCGATTTTTCTGCCCTGCAGGTATGA
- the rpsT gene encoding 30S ribosomal protein S20, translating to MANHKSALKRHRQSLKRRARNRSVKTRVKNVIKSVRLAAEQKDAQKAAEALRTATSVLDRAAQKKVIHWRTAARKISRLTKLVNSIG from the coding sequence TTGGCCAATCATAAGTCAGCTCTTAAGAGGCATCGGCAAAGTTTGAAACGTCGTGCGCGTAACAGGTCTGTAAAGACGAGGGTTAAAAACGTAATCAAGTCCGTTCGTCTGGCAGCTGAACAAAAGGATGCCCAAAAGGCCGCAGAAGCTTTGCGCACAGCTACTTCCGTACTGGATCGAGCAGCCCAGAAAAAAGTTATTCATTGGCGCACAGCGGCCAGAAAAATTTCGCGATTGACCAAGCTGGTTAATAGTATCGGATAA
- the recO gene encoding DNA repair protein RecO, which translates to MEFTEKVLILRTGKFRESDLWVRLLSPSKGIITAFAFGGCKSRRRFCGCLDTLNQVLFRIRQHPRKKYYSLEEGTLINAFIRLKNRYSRLGMAVNCLRFLQHIHIYPEESSAIYSLLLDSLHILENGEEVSSFFPLLFKARLIFAQGYKPYLDYCASCKKDLMAINRPYFAFTEGKIYCPGCLKLATQAIETNFEAISFLNKLQQAGPKEWVVWNPPPQVRQNCAKLVDAFGQYHLGLS; encoded by the coding sequence ATGGAATTTACAGAGAAAGTACTTATTTTGCGTACAGGTAAATTCAGGGAAAGTGACTTATGGGTCAGGCTTTTATCTCCCTCAAAAGGAATTATAACCGCATTTGCCTTTGGGGGGTGTAAAAGCAGGCGCAGGTTCTGTGGGTGTTTGGATACTCTGAACCAGGTATTGTTTCGAATCCGGCAACATCCGAGAAAAAAATATTATAGTCTGGAAGAAGGGACGCTTATCAATGCTTTTATCCGACTTAAAAATAGATATTCCAGACTAGGTATGGCTGTAAACTGCCTTAGGTTTTTGCAACATATACATATCTATCCGGAAGAATCATCAGCCATTTATTCTCTTCTGCTGGATTCTTTGCATATTTTGGAAAACGGAGAAGAAGTTTCTTCTTTTTTTCCTTTACTATTTAAGGCAAGGTTGATTTTTGCCCAGGGTTATAAACCTTACTTAGATTACTGTGCCTCATGTAAAAAGGATTTGATGGCTATTAATAGGCCTTATTTTGCCTTTACTGAAGGGAAAATTTATTGTCCGGGCTGTTTAAAATTGGCAACTCAAGCTATAGAAACAAACTTTGAGGCCATAAGTTTTTTAAACAAACTACAGCAAGCCGGCCCGAAGGAGTGGGTTGTGTGGAATCCTCCACCTCAGGTCCGGCAAAATTGTGCCAAGCTTGTGGATGCCTTTGGTCAATATCATCTGGGGTTGTCTTAA
- a CDS encoding DUF2238 domain-containing protein, whose product MSNGSKLILRKRSNLEPLLLLAIATVALIISAIHPYNWIVWFLEVFPVLVGGPILIVTYRDFRLTPLLYRLILIHALILILGAHYTYARVPLGFWFQDLLDLSRNHYDRVGHIAQGFIPAILAREILLRRSPLVPGKWLFFLVVCVCLAFSSFYELIEWWAAIIGGQAADTFLATQGDVWDTQWDMFLALLGAIVALLTLSGVHDRALEQLQEA is encoded by the coding sequence ATGAGCAACGGTAGTAAATTGATATTACGCAAGCGTTCGAACTTAGAACCCTTGCTTCTGCTAGCGATTGCTACCGTTGCTTTGATCATATCTGCTATTCACCCTTACAATTGGATAGTTTGGTTTCTTGAGGTCTTTCCTGTTCTAGTCGGAGGACCAATTCTTATTGTAACGTATCGCGACTTCAGGCTCACTCCTCTTCTGTATCGACTTATTCTTATCCACGCATTAATCTTAATACTTGGAGCGCACTATACTTATGCACGAGTTCCGCTTGGCTTTTGGTTCCAAGACCTTCTGGATTTGAGTCGAAACCACTATGATAGAGTCGGCCATATTGCTCAAGGCTTTATCCCGGCGATCCTTGCACGGGAGATCCTCCTTCGCCGCTCTCCATTGGTCCCTGGCAAGTGGTTATTCTTTTTAGTAGTTTGTGTTTGCCTGGCCTTTAGTTCGTTTTATGAGCTTATTGAATGGTGGGCCGCAATAATAGGTGGCCAGGCAGCGGACACATTCCTGGCGACGCAAGGTGACGTTTGGGATACGCAATGGGATATGTTCCTTGCTCTCCTGGGTGCCATCGTAGCGTTGTTGACGCTTTCCGGTGTCCACGATCGAGCCCTGGAGCAACTCCAGGAAGCATAA
- a CDS encoding TrkH family potassium uptake protein, whose protein sequence is MAMNFMRKKSLFTPFSLPVYFFSLTIMAGTVLLHHPISLAKGPISWIDALFTATSATCVTGLIVVDTGSFFSPFGQSVILVLIQLGGLGIMTYTSLVFYLWRKKITITDRIAVGQSLLHDPSFHLGKFLQQLIIAVLVIELLGAIVLYFLDPRFFSPFSAVFHSVSAFCNAGFSLFSQSLMPWRSSWTVNLVFIILIILGGLGFAVLVELKQAFSFTFYNSRKPRYKISWQSHVVLSTTAFLILFGWIAIFWAEFFGQQHNLSLSEYILSSLFQSVTCRTAGFNTLDIGHMTHVSMLIMILLMFVGGSPGSCAGGIKTTTFRGLLSLAVSNILGRKQCVIGKFALDEKSLNKVITLVIFAIVLIFTSTLLLLISEGGDLPHPEAKGQFLEILFEVVSAFGTVGLSTGLTPKLTFWGKCIIIFLMFVGRLGPIVFLTLLQSWQTKERFSWPESSLLIG, encoded by the coding sequence ATGGCTATGAATTTTATGCGTAAAAAAAGTTTATTCACACCGTTTTCCCTGCCGGTCTACTTTTTTTCTTTAACAATTATGGCAGGTACAGTACTCTTACATCATCCGATTAGTCTGGCAAAAGGACCAATAAGCTGGATAGACGCGCTCTTTACAGCCACTTCAGCTACCTGCGTCACAGGTCTTATTGTTGTGGATACGGGTTCTTTTTTTTCTCCTTTCGGACAGAGCGTTATTCTAGTTCTGATCCAATTAGGCGGGCTGGGAATAATGACTTATACGAGTTTGGTCTTTTATCTGTGGCGCAAGAAAATTACCATCACTGACCGAATTGCCGTAGGTCAATCCCTTCTTCATGATCCCAGTTTTCACCTGGGAAAATTTTTGCAACAACTAATAATCGCTGTTTTAGTTATTGAACTTTTGGGAGCAATAGTTTTATATTTTCTCGATCCGCGTTTTTTTTCACCGTTTTCAGCAGTTTTCCATTCTGTTTCTGCCTTTTGTAATGCTGGATTTTCCCTGTTTAGCCAAAGCCTTATGCCTTGGCGCTCTTCCTGGACAGTGAATTTGGTGTTTATCATTTTAATTATCCTGGGCGGACTTGGATTTGCTGTGCTAGTGGAATTGAAGCAAGCGTTTTCTTTTACTTTTTATAACTCTAGAAAGCCAAGGTATAAAATAAGTTGGCAGAGCCACGTAGTTTTAAGCACTACAGCTTTTTTAATTCTATTTGGCTGGATCGCAATTTTTTGGGCAGAATTTTTTGGACAGCAACACAACTTAAGTCTTTCCGAATATATTTTGAGTTCTCTTTTTCAATCTGTAACCTGCCGTACTGCCGGATTTAACACGCTGGATATCGGGCACATGACCCATGTTTCCATGCTAATCATGATTTTACTAATGTTTGTTGGCGGTTCGCCGGGATCATGTGCCGGCGGAATAAAGACGACAACCTTTCGTGGGCTTTTGTCCCTGGCTGTGTCCAACATTTTGGGTCGCAAACAGTGTGTGATCGGCAAATTCGCTCTGGATGAAAAAAGCTTGAATAAAGTTATAACGTTGGTAATTTTTGCTATAGTCTTGATTTTTACCTCCACCTTACTCCTTTTAATCAGTGAAGGGGGAGATTTGCCTCATCCGGAGGCAAAGGGACAATTTTTGGAAATTCTTTTTGAGGTTGTCTCAGCTTTTGGGACAGTAGGGTTGTCTACCGGTCTTACTCCAAAATTAACTTTTTGGGGCAAGTGTATCATAATTTTTCTTATGTTCGTAGGTCGTCTTGGCCCAATAGTTTTTTTGACTCTGCTCCAGAGCTGGCAGACCAAAGAACGCTTTTCCTGGCCGGAGAGTTCATTGCTTATCGGATAA